A single region of the Changchengzhania lutea genome encodes:
- the proB gene encoding glutamate 5-kinase, whose amino-acid sequence MRKKRILLKIGSNTLTKETDNISRGKIEDMASQIAKLQDTCKFIIVSSGAIAVAKQFVKLESKRKDIFVKQALASIGQPHLIRIYQEIFREYGLLTSQCLLSYSDFEKQESKTNIVNTINVLVNNNYIPIINENDTVATDEIKFGDNDKLGALTASLLEVDLFIIATNTNGIYTKESIENGTPKTIGLVEDFSQLTNQVVNSKSSHGSGGMESKIEAASVTKKANIETWIVNGLEDNFIVNAFENKVPFTKIK is encoded by the coding sequence ATGAGAAAGAAACGTATATTACTCAAAATTGGATCTAATACACTTACCAAAGAAACAGATAATATTTCTAGAGGTAAAATTGAGGATATGGCGAGTCAGATTGCGAAACTTCAAGATACTTGCAAGTTTATTATTGTGAGTTCGGGTGCTATTGCTGTAGCCAAACAGTTTGTGAAATTAGAGAGTAAACGAAAAGATATTTTTGTAAAACAAGCTTTGGCATCTATCGGGCAACCACATTTAATAAGAATTTATCAAGAGATTTTTAGAGAATATGGATTGTTGACTTCACAATGTTTGTTATCATATTCAGATTTTGAAAAACAGGAAAGTAAAACCAATATTGTAAATACCATTAATGTGTTGGTTAACAATAATTATATTCCAATAATTAATGAGAATGACACAGTGGCCACTGATGAAATCAAATTTGGTGATAATGATAAATTAGGAGCATTAACAGCATCACTTTTGGAGGTTGATTTGTTCATTATCGCAACGAATACAAACGGTATATATACTAAAGAATCGATCGAAAATGGGACACCAAAAACTATCGGATTAGTTGAGGACTTTAGTCAGTTAACAAACCAAGTAGTTAATTCAAAATCCTCACATGGTAGTGGTGGGATGGAGAGTAAAATTGAAGCAGCTTCGGTTACCAAAAAGGCAAATATAGAAACATGGATAGTAAACGGATTGGAAGATAATTTCATAGTCAATGCTTTTGAAAATAAAGTACCGTTTACTAAAATTAAATAA
- a CDS encoding Rossmann-fold NAD(P)-binding domain-containing protein, translated as MKNYTSIHDIDNINSWIADAKKIKANPLKYIELGKNKTLGLLFLNSSLRTRLSTQKAALNLGMNPIVMNVSGDAWGIEFGNGTVMNGKTAEHIKEAAAVVSQYCDIIAVRAFPTLTDKTKDESEEVLKSFVAFASVPIVNMESATGHPLQGLTDALTISENTKVVKPKVVLSWAPHVKALPHAVANSFVQTMQKMDVEFVISNPEGYNLNPEITGDTPIIHNQEEAFKDADFIYTKSWSSYEDYGKVLSTDPNWMITKDKIGDAKFMHCLPVRRNVVVEDAVLDSDSSLVLEQANNRTYAAQLVLKKILENL; from the coding sequence ATGAAGAACTACACGTCTATACATGACATCGATAACATCAATTCATGGATTGCCGATGCAAAAAAGATAAAGGCAAATCCATTGAAGTATATCGAATTAGGTAAAAATAAAACCCTAGGGTTGTTGTTTTTGAACTCTAGTTTACGCACACGTCTAAGCACTCAAAAAGCGGCCCTAAACTTAGGGATGAACCCTATCGTAATGAATGTTTCTGGTGATGCTTGGGGCATTGAGTTTGGAAATGGTACGGTTATGAATGGCAAGACTGCAGAACATATAAAAGAAGCAGCAGCAGTAGTCTCACAATACTGCGACATTATTGCGGTAAGAGCGTTTCCAACCTTAACAGATAAAACAAAAGACGAGAGCGAGGAGGTTTTAAAATCCTTCGTTGCGTTTGCTTCTGTCCCCATTGTAAACATGGAAAGTGCCACAGGGCATCCATTACAGGGCTTAACCGATGCGCTTACGATTTCGGAAAATACTAAAGTTGTAAAACCAAAAGTAGTTTTAAGTTGGGCGCCACATGTTAAAGCTTTACCACATGCGGTTGCCAATAGCTTTGTTCAGACCATGCAAAAAATGGATGTTGAGTTTGTTATTTCAAACCCAGAAGGCTATAATTTGAATCCTGAAATTACAGGAGATACCCCAATAATTCATAATCAAGAAGAAGCATTTAAGGATGCTGATTTTATATATACTAAAAGCTGGAGTTCTTATGAAGATTACGGAAAAGTATTAAGTACAGATCCTAATTGGATGATAACCAAAGATAAAATTGGCGATGCAAAATTTATGCACTGTTTACCAGTTAGAAGAAATGTTGTTGTAGAAGATGCGGTTCTAGATAGTGATAGCTCTTTGGTTCTAGAACAAGCAAATAATAGAACCTACGCGGCGCAATTGGTACTTAAAAAAATATTAGAAAACTTATAA
- the argB gene encoding acetylglutamate kinase, with the protein METLKIIKVGGNIIDDEAALEKFLSQFAHLSGPKILVHGGGKLATQLAYKMDVPVHMLNGRRATDAATLDIITMVYAGKINKNVVAKLQSNQCNAIGFTGADGNTILSKKRLVKKIDYGFVGDIVKVNTKTIRLLLDHDMTPVFCAITHDKNGQLLNTNADTIASELAIALSATFKTELYYCFEKNGVLLSVDDDDSVIDYMDTGTYETLKIRNTFADGMIPKLENCYHALHEGVSKVIIGNATVISNKDQKFTTLYL; encoded by the coding sequence ATGGAAACATTAAAAATCATAAAAGTAGGCGGAAATATTATTGATGATGAGGCAGCCCTAGAAAAGTTTCTATCACAATTTGCGCATCTTTCGGGGCCAAAAATTTTGGTGCACGGTGGCGGTAAATTAGCAACACAGTTAGCCTATAAAATGGACGTTCCTGTACATATGCTAAATGGCAGGCGTGCTACAGATGCAGCCACTTTAGACATTATAACTATGGTATATGCTGGGAAAATCAATAAAAATGTGGTGGCTAAATTACAATCCAATCAATGTAATGCCATAGGATTTACCGGTGCAGACGGAAACACCATCCTATCTAAAAAACGACTTGTAAAAAAAATAGATTATGGTTTTGTTGGTGATATCGTTAAAGTGAATACAAAAACCATTCGCCTGTTATTAGATCATGATATGACCCCCGTGTTTTGCGCTATAACGCATGATAAAAATGGACAGCTTTTAAACACGAATGCCGATACCATTGCATCTGAATTGGCTATTGCATTATCCGCGACTTTTAAAACCGAACTTTATTATTGCTTTGAAAAAAATGGGGTATTATTATCTGTGGATGATGATGATTCTGTGATAGATTACATGGATACAGGAACCTACGAAACACTAAAAATCAGAAACACCTTTGCAGATGGCATGATTCCTAAATTAGAAAATTGTTATCATGCATTACATGAAGGGGTTTCGAAAGTCATTATAGGAAATGCTACGGTAATTAGTAATAAAGATCAAAAATTTACAACTTTGTATTTATGA
- a CDS encoding M20 family metallo-hydrolase — protein MIQQLKKEAIELLKKLIETQSFSSEEDQTALHIENWFKQHKVLYNRTQNNVWAVNTCFDASKPTLLLNSHHDTVKPNSAYTKDPFKAILEDGKLFGLGSNDAGGCLVSLIATFTYFYNHKDLKYNLVIVASAEEESSGPNGLNSMLAVIPKIDVAIVGEPTLMNLAVAEKGLVVFDTIVKGTPSHAAHPNDNNCIYNTIETLQWFKDFKFDKTSETLGDVKLTVTQIKAGKQHNAVPAAVELVVDVRVNDAYTNAEIVAVLQAKAPCDSMIPRSLRLNSSSIPLDHELVKAGISIGRTTYGSPTLSDQAMLSCPSLKLGPGDSTRSHSADEFIYLKEIEEGINIYIELLENVL, from the coding sequence ATGATTCAGCAATTAAAAAAGGAAGCCATTGAGTTGTTAAAAAAGCTCATCGAAACCCAGTCTTTTTCATCTGAAGAAGACCAAACGGCATTACATATAGAAAACTGGTTTAAACAGCATAAGGTTCTATATAACCGAACCCAAAACAATGTTTGGGCAGTGAATACGTGTTTCGATGCGAGCAAACCCACGCTGTTGCTTAATTCACACCACGATACTGTTAAACCAAATTCGGCCTACACCAAAGACCCTTTTAAAGCTATTTTGGAAGATGGTAAATTATTTGGTTTAGGCAGTAATGACGCTGGTGGCTGTTTGGTGTCGTTAATTGCCACATTTACCTATTTTTATAACCATAAAGATTTAAAATATAATCTCGTTATTGTCGCTTCCGCGGAGGAAGAAAGCAGTGGTCCAAACGGGCTCAATAGCATGTTGGCCGTTATACCCAAAATTGATGTGGCTATTGTGGGAGAGCCTACTTTAATGAATCTTGCCGTGGCTGAAAAAGGCTTGGTCGTTTTTGATACCATTGTAAAGGGTACGCCGAGTCATGCTGCGCATCCCAATGATAATAATTGTATTTATAATACCATTGAAACCTTACAATGGTTTAAAGATTTTAAGTTTGACAAAACATCTGAAACATTAGGTGATGTAAAATTAACCGTCACTCAGATTAAAGCAGGTAAGCAGCATAACGCGGTTCCTGCTGCTGTGGAATTGGTCGTAGATGTCCGAGTGAATGATGCCTATACCAATGCAGAAATTGTAGCTGTTTTGCAAGCAAAAGCGCCATGTGATAGCATGATACCGCGTAGCTTAAGACTAAATTCTTCATCTATTCCATTAGATCATGAATTAGTGAAAGCGGGAATCTCCATAGGGAGAACAACATATGGGTCGCCAACCTTATCCGATCAGGCGATGCTATCTTGTCCAAGTTTAAAATTGGGGCCAGGAGACAGTACGAGATCCCATTCTGCAGATGAATTTATTTATCTCAAAGAAATTGAAGAAGGCATAAATATATATATAGAATTGTTGGAAAACGTATTATGA
- the argH gene encoding argininosuccinate lyase, translated as MKLWDKGISIDKKIEQFTVGNDREIDIHIAKYDVIASKAHAKMLQKIGIITVEELVELLGGLKVLETQIENGTFVIEEQFEDVHSKIEFELTKNLGEVGKKIHSARSRNDQVLVALHLYYKDNLNNVKQKTQTFFETLLGLAETYKDKVLPGYTHLQVAMPSSFGLWFSAYAELMIDDVYLLNASIKTVDQNPLGSAAGYGSSFPIDREFTTKEMGFDTLKYNVVAAQMGRGKNERTIAVALGGLANTMSRFAMDICLYMSQNFGFISFPDELTTGSSIMPHKKNPDVFELIRGKCNKIQALQAEMILITNNLPSGYHRDFQLLKENIIAAFEEIKDILDIFNYSIQQIIVKNIDIHSDLYKYLFTVDNINTLVVEGQSFREAYQKIGGQVQEGTYVPDTSKQHTHVGSIHNLSLDKIREKFPR; from the coding sequence ATGAAACTCTGGGACAAAGGCATATCAATCGATAAAAAAATAGAGCAATTTACTGTTGGAAATGATAGGGAAATAGATATTCATATCGCAAAGTACGATGTTATCGCTTCCAAGGCGCATGCTAAAATGCTTCAAAAAATTGGCATTATAACCGTTGAAGAATTAGTTGAATTGTTAGGCGGACTAAAAGTTTTAGAAACACAAATTGAAAATGGCACATTTGTTATTGAGGAGCAGTTTGAAGATGTACATTCTAAAATAGAGTTCGAATTAACTAAAAATTTGGGTGAGGTTGGAAAAAAAATTCACAGCGCTCGTTCCAGAAACGATCAGGTTTTAGTCGCACTTCATTTGTACTATAAAGACAACCTTAATAATGTTAAACAAAAAACACAGACCTTTTTTGAAACCCTGTTAGGCTTAGCAGAAACTTACAAAGACAAGGTGTTGCCAGGGTACACACATTTGCAGGTGGCTATGCCATCATCTTTTGGGTTATGGTTTTCGGCCTATGCCGAACTTATGATTGATGATGTGTATTTACTTAATGCCTCCATTAAAACGGTGGACCAAAATCCCTTAGGTTCTGCGGCTGGTTATGGGAGTTCTTTTCCTATCGATAGGGAATTTACCACTAAAGAAATGGGCTTTGACACCCTCAAATACAATGTGGTTGCTGCACAAATGGGACGAGGTAAAAACGAACGGACTATTGCTGTGGCACTAGGCGGATTGGCAAATACGATGTCACGTTTTGCCATGGATATCTGTTTGTATATGAGTCAGAATTTTGGATTTATTTCCTTTCCAGATGAATTGACCACGGGCAGCAGCATTATGCCACATAAAAAAAACCCTGATGTATTTGAGCTCATTCGCGGGAAGTGTAACAAAATACAAGCCTTACAGGCCGAGATGATTTTAATAACCAACAATTTACCTAGTGGGTATCATAGGGATTTCCAGTTGTTAAAAGAAAATATCATTGCGGCTTTCGAGGAAATAAAAGACATTCTAGATATTTTCAATTATTCTATTCAGCAAATTATAGTTAAGAATATCGATATCCATAGCGATTTATATAAATACCTATTTACGGTTGATAATATCAATACCTTGGTGGTTGAAGGTCAAAGTTTTAGAGAGGCTTACCAAAAAATTGGCGGACAAGTGCAAGAGGGTACCTATGTTCCAGATACCTCAAAACAACATACGCATGTGGGGAGTATTCATAATTTAAGTTTGGATAAAATTAGGGAGAAGTTTCCTAGATAG
- the leuB gene encoding 3-isopropylmalate dehydrogenase gives MKLNIAVLPGDGIGPEVTAQAVKVLKAIAMEFNHLFTFETALVGGSAIDKTGNPLPDETISICKKADAILFGAIGDTKYDIDPTAKIRPEQGLLKLRKTLDLYANIRPVIAYEDLLNKSSLKIKQIKGTDILIYRELTGGIYFGNKTLSDDGNYASDICAYSRDEIERIAHLAFKAAQSRKRKLTLVDKANVLESSRLWRKVVQELAPQYPNVALHYMFIDNAAMELIINPRQFDVILTENMFGDILSQEASVIVGSIGLLASASLSDKHAMFEPIHGAYTKAAYKGIANPIASILSVAMLLDHFGLEDEAALVRQGVDKSLKLHITTPDLNVKYGHVTTSKVGDFIEDFINNPEETNLNFTNIHLGQSTII, from the coding sequence ATGAAATTAAATATAGCTGTTTTACCGGGCGATGGAATTGGACCAGAGGTTACTGCACAAGCTGTAAAGGTCTTAAAAGCCATTGCGATGGAATTTAACCATCTTTTCACTTTTGAAACGGCTCTTGTTGGTGGAAGTGCTATTGATAAAACAGGAAATCCTTTACCAGACGAAACCATAAGCATCTGCAAAAAAGCCGATGCTATTTTATTTGGGGCCATTGGTGATACCAAATATGATATTGACCCCACAGCAAAAATAAGGCCAGAACAAGGGCTTCTTAAACTCAGAAAAACGTTGGATCTATATGCCAATATCCGACCTGTAATTGCTTATGAAGATTTGCTTAACAAATCCTCATTAAAGATAAAACAAATTAAGGGGACTGATATTTTAATTTATCGTGAACTTACGGGCGGCATCTATTTTGGAAATAAAACACTTAGTGATGATGGCAATTACGCCTCGGATATTTGTGCCTATTCACGTGATGAAATTGAACGTATTGCACATTTAGCTTTTAAAGCGGCCCAGTCCAGAAAGCGCAAATTAACTCTGGTAGATAAAGCCAACGTTTTAGAAAGCTCTAGATTATGGCGCAAGGTCGTTCAAGAATTAGCACCACAATATCCAAACGTGGCATTGCATTATATGTTTATAGACAATGCGGCTATGGAACTCATTATCAATCCACGCCAGTTTGATGTCATTTTAACCGAAAATATGTTCGGCGATATTTTATCGCAAGAAGCTAGTGTTATTGTTGGGTCTATTGGCTTATTGGCATCAGCATCTTTAAGTGACAAGCACGCTATGTTTGAGCCTATTCACGGCGCATATACCAAAGCGGCCTATAAAGGTATCGCAAACCCTATAGCATCCATACTATCTGTGGCGATGTTGTTAGATCATTTTGGCTTAGAAGATGAAGCAGCATTAGTAAGGCAGGGTGTTGATAAATCATTAAAACTCCACATTACTACGCCAGATTTAAATGTTAAGTATGGTCACGTGACCACATCGAAAGTAGGCGATTTTATTGAAGATTTTATTAATAACCCAGAGGAAACAAATTTAAATTTTACAAACATACATTTAGGACAATCCACTATCATTTAA
- a CDS encoding 2-isopropylmalate synthase produces the protein MSDKNVQIFDTTLRDGEQVPGCKLNTDQKLVIAEQLDVLGVDIIEAGFPVSSPGDFKSVEAISKLVKHATVCGLTRSVENDIKVAAEALKYAKKPRIHTGIGTSDSHIKYKFKSNQDAVLERAFKAVKYAKSFVEDVEFYAEDAGRTDNAYLARVCETAIKAGATVLNIPDTTGYCLPHEYGAKIKYLKENVKGIDKAILSCHCHNDLGLATANSIEGVINGARQIECTINGIGERAGNTALEEVVMILKQHPYLDLDTNINTQMLYGISQLVSDSMGIYTQPNKAIVGANAFAHSSGIHQDGVIKNRGTYEIIDPKDVGVTDSAIVLTARSGRAALAYRAKKVGYELTKLQLDEIYAQFLDFADNKKEVDDDDIHQIIERSRVYYEIISA, from the coding sequence ATGTCTGATAAGAACGTTCAAATTTTTGACACAACCCTTCGAGATGGTGAGCAAGTCCCTGGCTGTAAATTAAACACGGATCAGAAATTAGTGATTGCAGAGCAACTCGATGTGCTTGGTGTTGACATCATTGAAGCTGGATTTCCGGTATCTAGTCCTGGTGACTTTAAATCGGTTGAAGCCATTTCAAAGCTTGTGAAGCATGCTACGGTTTGTGGGTTAACACGATCGGTTGAAAATGATATAAAAGTTGCAGCTGAGGCGTTGAAATATGCTAAAAAACCAAGAATCCATACTGGGATTGGCACGTCAGATTCCCATATAAAATATAAATTTAAATCGAACCAAGACGCTGTGCTCGAACGCGCTTTTAAGGCTGTAAAATACGCCAAATCATTTGTTGAAGATGTAGAATTTTATGCCGAAGACGCTGGAAGAACAGACAATGCTTATTTGGCACGTGTTTGTGAAACGGCCATTAAAGCAGGTGCTACGGTTTTAAATATCCCAGATACAACTGGGTATTGCTTACCGCATGAATACGGCGCTAAAATAAAATATTTAAAAGAGAACGTCAAAGGTATTGACAAGGCTATTTTATCCTGTCATTGTCATAACGATTTAGGTTTAGCTACCGCGAACTCTATAGAAGGCGTCATTAATGGTGCACGACAAATTGAATGTACGATCAATGGCATTGGAGAACGCGCTGGAAACACGGCCTTGGAAGAAGTCGTGATGATTTTAAAGCAACATCCGTATTTAGATTTAGATACCAATATAAACACGCAAATGCTTTATGGTATTAGTCAGTTAGTCTCAGACAGTATGGGTATTTACACGCAACCTAATAAAGCTATTGTGGGCGCTAATGCGTTTGCACATAGTTCTGGCATCCATCAAGATGGGGTTATTAAAAATCGGGGAACCTATGAAATTATTGACCCTAAAGATGTTGGTGTTACAGATTCTGCCATTGTGCTTACAGCGCGTAGTGGTCGTGCGGCCTTAGCCTATCGTGCTAAAAAGGTAGGCTACGAACTTACCAAGCTTCAGTTAGATGAAATCTATGCGCAGTTTTTGGATTTTGCTGATAATAAAAAAGAAGTTGATGATGATGACATTCATCAAATTATAGAAAGAAGTCGAGTTTATTATGAAATTATTTCTGCTTAA
- a CDS encoding O-acetylhomoserine aminocarboxypropyltransferase/cysteine synthase family protein, with the protein MSTHQLATNALHAGHDFTAHGGTRAVPIYQTTSYVFNDSDHAANLFSLQELGFIYTRLNNPTNQILQDRLVALEGGIGAVVFASGTAAISTGLLTLLKAGDHIVASSSLYGGTYNLLSVTLPRFGITTTFVDATNPDNFASAVQDNTRAFFVESLGNPKLDVLDIEAIAVHSKKAEVPFIVDNTVATPALLNPIKHGANIVIHSLTKYIGGQGNSIGGAIIDAGTFDWTNGKFPEFTEPSAGYHGLVYSEALGAAAYTFKLILEGLRDLGGAMSPFNAFQIIQGLETLPIRIKQHSENALAIAKWLETQDEVAWVNYPGLDSSKYKALADKYLPKGQSGIVTFGAKGGFDAAKKIADNTKLFSLLANIGDTKSLIIHPASTTHQQLNDAEQASAGVTGDLIRLSVGIEDLEDLKADLKEAFKTI; encoded by the coding sequence ATGAGTACACATCAATTAGCAACAAACGCATTACACGCAGGACACGATTTTACAGCACACGGCGGCACGCGAGCGGTTCCTATTTATCAAACCACATCTTATGTTTTTAATGATTCTGATCATGCGGCCAATTTATTTTCATTACAGGAATTAGGGTTTATTTATACCCGCTTAAACAACCCAACCAATCAAATTTTACAAGATAGATTGGTGGCGCTCGAAGGAGGCATCGGTGCTGTGGTTTTTGCATCGGGAACAGCAGCTATTTCAACAGGATTACTAACCTTATTGAAAGCGGGCGATCATATCGTGGCATCAAGTAGTCTGTATGGGGGAACTTATAATTTACTAAGTGTCACCTTACCCAGATTTGGTATCACAACCACCTTTGTAGATGCCACAAATCCAGATAATTTTGCCTCGGCAGTGCAGGATAATACGCGCGCTTTTTTCGTGGAATCTTTGGGGAATCCAAAACTAGATGTGTTAGATATAGAAGCTATTGCGGTACATTCCAAAAAAGCAGAGGTTCCTTTTATTGTTGACAATACGGTAGCCACTCCAGCCTTGTTAAATCCGATTAAGCACGGTGCCAATATTGTGATTCACTCCCTAACAAAATACATTGGAGGTCAAGGAAATTCTATTGGCGGTGCTATTATTGATGCCGGAACCTTTGATTGGACCAACGGTAAATTTCCAGAATTCACAGAGCCATCTGCTGGATATCACGGCCTCGTTTACAGCGAAGCCTTAGGTGCTGCAGCCTATACTTTTAAATTAATTTTAGAGGGTCTTAGAGATTTAGGTGGCGCGATGAGCCCATTCAATGCATTTCAAATCATTCAGGGATTAGAAACCTTACCTATCAGAATTAAGCAGCATAGCGAAAATGCGTTGGCTATTGCCAAATGGTTAGAAACTCAAGATGAAGTCGCGTGGGTAAATTATCCAGGTTTGGACTCTAGCAAATACAAAGCCTTAGCAGATAAATACCTGCCTAAAGGACAAAGTGGGATTGTGACCTTTGGTGCCAAGGGAGGTTTTGATGCCGCAAAAAAGATAGCAGATAATACCAAGTTATTTTCATTACTGGCTAATATTGGTGATACAAAATCTCTGATTATTCATCCAGCAAGTACCACCCACCAACAATTAAATGATGCCGAACAGGCTTCGGCAGGGGTTACGGGAGATTTAATCCGATTGTCTGTCGGCATTGAAGATCTTGAAGATCTAAAAGCCGATTTAAAAGAAGCATTTAAAACCATTTAA